The nucleotide window CGAGTAGAACCCTGCGGAGATCACGCCGGCGACGACGGTTGCGAAGACCGGCGACCGGTACGTGGGATGCACGGTCGCAAACTTCTGCGGCAGCGCCTTGTAGTAACCCATAGCCAGCAGGCTGCGGGCCGGGGAAAGGAAGGTCGACTGCAGCGACGCGGCGCAGCTGGACAGCACTGCGAGCGAGAGCAGGATGGCGAACGGCCCCATGACCGGAGCGGCAAGCGCCGCGAAGACGTTCTCGGAGATGTCCGAGTTGTTGAGGCCGAGACCTTCAGTACCGATGCCGGCGAACATGACCGTCGCAATGGCGCCGAGCAGGTAGATGCCCAGCACGACGACGGCGGTCCAGGTTGCTGCCTGGCCGGCGGTTCGCTTGCCGTTCCGGGATTCCTCGCTCACCGTGAGGCAGACATCCCACCCCCAGAACGCGAAGATGGACAGCGAAAGCCCGAGTGCGAAGGCGGAGAAGCTTTCGATCGCGAAGGGATTGAACCAGTCCCAGCTGAACGCGATGGTGTCAGCGGCTGAGCCCTGCTGGATGCGGCTGAACGCGGCAATCACGAACCACGCCAGCACACCGACCTGCAGTCCCACGAGCGCGTACTGCACGGCCTTGGTGGTCTTCACGCCGCGGCAGGAAACCCACACGGCAGCGCCGACGAACACCAGGCAGGTCAGGATGTTCAGCCACCGGATTCCCGTGAGGTCCGCAATGGCGTCCTGCCCGGTGAGCTGGGCGAGGAACAGGTAGAAGAAGTCGACGGCGACGCCGGCCAGATTGGAGAGCACGATGATGTTCGCCGCCAGCAGTCCCCAGCCGCCGATCCAGCCGATGTACGGGCCGAACGCCTTGGTCACCCAGGTGAAAGTGGTTCCGCTGTCCGGGCTGTCCGCGTTGAGCTCGCGGTACCCGAGCGCCACCAGGAACATCGGGATGAACCCGACCAGGAAGATCGCCGGAAGGTGCACGCCGATACTCTGC belongs to Arthrobacter tumbae and includes:
- a CDS encoding APC family permease, which produces MSTMKVRTGAPNSTPKYSGKGLKTGQLGLLAVVVIGISTIAPAYVLTSTLGPTVQSIGVHLPAIFLVGFIPMFLVALGYRELNADSPDSGTTFTWVTKAFGPYIGWIGGWGLLAANIIVLSNLAGVAVDFFYLFLAQLTGQDAIADLTGIRWLNILTCLVFVGAAVWVSCRGVKTTKAVQYALVGLQVGVLAWFVIAAFSRIQQGSAADTIAFSWDWFNPFAIESFSAFALGLSLSIFAFWGWDVCLTVSEESRNGKRTAGQAATWTAVVVLGIYLLGAIATVMFAGIGTEGLGLNNSDISENVFAALAAPVMGPFAILLSLAVLSSCAASLQSTFLSPARSLLAMGYYKALPQKFATVHPTYRSPVFATVVAGVISAGFYSLMRIISDNVLNDTIMALGLMICFYYGLTALACVWYFRRTAFTSARNFVFRLLAPLLGGIGLVIVFLQTAVDSWDPAFGSGSEVFGVGLVFVIGVGIIALGVVVMFIVRRTHPGFFRGETLRRDTPALEVAE